The genomic window TGTTTCTAATTCAACACCATCTACTTGGGCCTTTTTTTGAAGTGTCTCAGCCACTTCCACATTATTAGTGATGTTAACTATTTCTGGTTTGGGGCCTACTATCTCTTTACCTATTTTTAGATAGGATGAGAGTATATCTAATTGTGTGTTTATTAATTTTTCCACGTCAGGTGGTTGGGAGGTAACTAGGGTATATGAGCTTATAACTCCTACTTCAAAGAATATTATGAAGAGTAGAAAGAATAGGAAGAATTTAAGTATTCTTGACATTAAATCACCCTTTTAAGTTTTTTACAACTTAGATGTGTTACCACATTGTGAGTCTTATAATAATTTATAATATTTTTTAAAATCTGTAGTGTGGTGGGAGGGTAACTGATTTATCATAGTTTTTATCATATATTTTGTAGTGGTCTATAAGAAAGTTTCGACTACATTATCTCCGTATATTATAAAATTGTCAAAGATTGGTTATTATGAGCCGAGATATACTTCTGAGACTTGCAGAGGATGGTTTGCTTGTACAACCTGAAGCTTATGAAAAGATGAAATTGTTAGGGGAAGAAACCATTCTTAATCTTATTGAAAATTTAAAGAGCCAAAGAAAAGATGGTGAACTTTTAATTATAACACCTGAAATCCTTAGCATGGATTCTAGCGATCAAAGAGTAGATTTAGAAGCCAGAGGGGCGAAAAAATTTGATTTTAAAATAATTAAGGATACAAGTATGAAATCTTATACAACTGGTGAAATAAAGGATATGGGTGACTACTTCAATAGTAGATATAATAAATTAAAAGAGATATTCTTAGGAAGGGGTGAATTCAGGGATTTTCTGCCGATTTCAAGCGTTTCACCGCGTCATGATGTTGTAGCTATAATTGGGATGATACGTGAGATTAGAGACACGAAAAATAATCATAAAATAATAGAAATAGAGGATGAAACCGGAGAAATAAACCTTTTAGTCCATAAAGAAAACCGTAAATTATTTGAGGAAGCTAACAGGCTAGTAAGGGATGAGGTTATTGGAGTTAAGGGGAGTTTGAAGGGGAGGTTCGTGATACCATCAGAGATAGTCCATCCAGGTCTGCCTAGAATTGAGGAAAAACCCATGGATTTTTCCACAGTTTTCATTTCAGACACTCATATAGGAAGCTCCACATTCTTGGAAGAATCATTCAAAAAGTTCATAAAATGGTTAAACTGTGAACTCGGAACCAAAGAACATATGAAAATAGCAGAAGATGTTAAATATCTTATCATAGCCGGCGATATCGTTGATGGTATAGGGGTATACCCAAACCAGGAAAAAGAACTCATAATAAAAGACGTGAATGAACAATACGAAGAGGCCGCGAGGCTGATAGGTGAGATAAGAGACGACATAAAGATAATAATAGCTCCTGGCAACCACGACGCTTCCAGGATAGCTGAACCACAACCAGCCATACCAAAAGAGTATGCA from Methanothermobacter tenebrarum includes these protein-coding regions:
- a CDS encoding DNA-directed DNA polymerase II small subunit — encoded protein: MSRDILLRLAEDGLLVQPEAYEKMKLLGEETILNLIENLKSQRKDGELLIITPEILSMDSSDQRVDLEARGAKKFDFKIIKDTSMKSYTTGEIKDMGDYFNSRYNKLKEIFLGRGEFRDFLPISSVSPRHDVVAIIGMIREIRDTKNNHKIIEIEDETGEINLLVHKENRKLFEEANRLVRDEVIGVKGSLKGRFVIPSEIVHPGLPRIEEKPMDFSTVFISDTHIGSSTFLEESFKKFIKWLNCELGTKEHMKIAEDVKYLIIAGDIVDGIGVYPNQEKELIIKDVNEQYEEAARLIGEIRDDIKIIIAPGNHDASRIAEPQPAIPKEYAKPLYQIKNIEFVSNPSIVSLDGVKVLIYHGRSFDDMAMTVNHLSHDKSHLIMAELLEKRHLAPIYGERTPIAYEVEDHLVIDEIPHIFHAGHVHINAYKKYKGIHLINSGTFQSQTEFQKIYNIVPTCGQVPVLHRGEIKVLQFN